From Thermococcus celericrescens, a single genomic window includes:
- a CDS encoding DNA integrity scanning protein DisA nucleotide-binding domain protein: MGREIPEVLINSAIGIVRELGGKALVILEDIDPERLRDAGVTIVIVGSSFDVEEEMVKRVSIPQNLDLNNILNLISAFLIEHDILGEGESFVYVTREMIGIKTVKKSISAMRGFFAQNQSVLQRLLEITIELSVEGREGTPVGTIFVIGDTRRVLRHSHQLIPNPFKGHRVNVLDRDSKEIIKEFAQLDGAFIVRDDGRIAAAGRYLEVEPKVIDLMLPPGLGSRHIAAAGITKLTKAMAISLSESGTIRIFKNGLMLLEYNPRIRY, encoded by the coding sequence ATGGGGCGGGAGATTCCTGAAGTTTTAATAAACAGTGCGATAGGGATCGTGAGGGAGCTTGGGGGCAAGGCCCTAGTCATTCTGGAGGATATCGACCCCGAGAGGCTTCGGGACGCAGGCGTTACCATAGTCATAGTCGGTTCCTCCTTCGACGTTGAGGAGGAGATGGTCAAGCGGGTCTCGATACCCCAGAACCTCGACCTGAACAACATCCTGAACCTCATATCCGCGTTTCTGATAGAACACGACATCCTCGGAGAGGGCGAGTCCTTCGTCTACGTCACCCGGGAGATGATAGGGATAAAGACCGTCAAAAAGAGCATATCCGCCATGAGGGGATTTTTTGCCCAGAATCAGAGCGTGCTCCAGCGGCTGCTTGAGATAACCATAGAACTGAGCGTGGAAGGCCGCGAGGGAACGCCCGTTGGGACGATATTCGTCATCGGCGACACCAGGCGCGTTCTCAGGCACTCCCATCAGCTCATCCCGAACCCGTTCAAGGGGCACAGAGTCAACGTTCTGGACAGGGACAGCAAGGAGATAATCAAGGAGTTCGCCCAGCTGGACGGGGCGTTTATAGTCCGCGACGACGGCAGGATTGCGGCCGCCGGCCGCTACCTGGAGGTCGAGCCAAAGGTCATAGACCTCATGCTTCCACCGGGCCTGGGGAGCAGACACATAGCGGCCGCGGGAATAACGAAGCTCACCAAGGCGATGGCAATAAGCCTCTCCGAGAGCGGCACGATAAGGATATTCAAAAACGGCCTCATGCTCCTGGAGTACAACCCGAGGATAAGGTACTGA